Proteins found in one Oryza glaberrima chromosome 4, OglaRS2, whole genome shotgun sequence genomic segment:
- the LOC127770136 gene encoding subtilisin-like protease SBT3.9 has protein sequence MIFTYDNNGMPIQANERVQNIADPFDFVAGFLDPVMVPGPGFIYDITASDYLKLFNCMGVLGSGDDCPTVKGSLDDLNLPSITIPNLRTPRTVTRTVTNVGQVNVMYKAFFQVPTGVEMVVEPPVFVFNKDRRVQSFRITFKATWKVQGDYRFGSLAWHDGGSYWVQIPIAVRIVIQEIYSKIS, from the exons ATGATCTTTACATATGACAACAACGGAATGCCAATACAAGCTAATGAAAGAGTTCAAAACATTGCCGATCCTTTTGATTTTGTAGCAGGGTTTCTTGATCCGGTCATGGTACCTGGTCCAGGCTTCATCTACGACATCACCGCCTCTGATTACCTCAAGTTGTTCAATTGCATGGGAGTATTAGGCTCAGGGGATGATTGCCCCACAGTGAAAGGATCACTTGATGACCTAAACCTCCCATCCATCACTATTCCTAACCTCAGGAC ACCGCGCACAGTC acACGCACTGTCACCAACGTTGGCCAAGTTAATGTCATGTACAAGGCGTTTTTCCAAGTTCCCACTGGTGTTGAGATGGTCGTCGAGCCACCGGTGTTTGTGTTCAACAAGGACAGGAGGGTGCAGAGCTTCAGGATCACCTTCAAGGCGACATGGAAAGTACAGGGTGACTACAGGTTTGGAAGTTTGGCATGGCATGATGGAGGCAGCTACTGGGTTCAGATCCCCATTGCCGTTCGCATTGTGATTCAGGAGATCTACTCCAAGATCTCCTAA